The Bactrocera dorsalis isolate Fly_Bdor chromosome 2, ASM2337382v1, whole genome shotgun sequence region AATTTAAATAGATGCTTGCACTCAATTTAAGTATGAATTCGTGACTCATTAATCCAATCGATTACACTAGTTAACAGTCATTTTGCGACTGTGATGTCAGGGGCCGTTTCTGGCtaattttggaaatttgaaaTAGGAAGCCTTTACTTTCAAACACGTCGAAATTTCTGTGTTGTAGTCAAGGGTTATTGGAGTCAAACCAAGAACATTCagtaaaatgacaaaaatagctgTACGTGATGGGAAATTTTTTAGCGCAAACTCGTAATCAGAACAGATCAAATACCCCGCAGACCGCTTAGCACATCAGTCGCAaatttttcgttcaaatttgtttaGTAATGTGATTTGATTATTCAGAATACTTTGATTcgtaattaagaaattaaacgGAAAACAAGATCACGCGGTgccagtttattttttataaaattttgtgttcagcctgttctaaaataaataactttacaCTTAAACAGGTATCTGCAATTATTTGCGCAGTTATCTTCCTTCTGACAGTGTTCGTGTGATTCCCAttgaatataaagggtgattttttaagagcttgataactttttaaaaaaaaaaaacgcataaaatttgcaaaatctcatcggttctttatttgaaacgttagattggttcatgacatttactttttgaagataatttcatttaaatgttgaccgcggctgcgtcttaggtggtccattcggaaagtccaattttgggcaactttttcgagcatttcggccggaatagcccgaatttcttcggaaatgttgtcttccaaagctggaatagttgctggcttatttctgtagactttagacttgacgtagccccacaaaaaatagtctaaaggcgttaaatcgcatgatcttggtggccaacttacgggtccatttcttgagatgaattgttgtccgaagttttccctcaaaatggccatagaatcgcgagctgtgtggcatgtagcgccatcttgttgaaaccacatgtcaaccaagttcagttcttccatttttggcaacaaaaagtttgttagcatcgaacgatagcgatcgccattcaccgtaacgttgcgtccaacagcatctttgaaaaaatacggtccaatgattccaccagcgtacaaaccacaccaaacaatgcatttttcgggatgcattggcagttcttgaacggcttctggttgctcttcaccccaaatgcggcaattttgcttatttacgtagccattcaaccagaaatgagcctcatcgctgaacaaaatttgtcgcgaaacacatttcgaaccgaacactgattttggtaataaaattcaatgatttgcaagcgttgctcgttagtaagtctattcatgatgaaatgtcaaagcatactgagcatctttctctttgacaccatgtctgaaatcccacgtgatctgtcaaatactaatgcatgaaaatcctaacctcaaaaaaatcacccgttataacataTTTCAGCAATGCAGGCCGACTTTTTTAAGTTCTATGTCGCGTATTCAACCCGCAATTAAGCCAAAACCACGTTCTCTACTTAAATGAGTTCATAGATTCCACTTTGGAATGTATACTGCGGGAGGGGGGGGTGTTGAAGATTAAAAtctgaaaaatgttgaaactttCAAGCAATTTgaagttaaacaaaattttttacggAAGTTATTTATTAGGTCATATTTCAATATGACCGGTGGGAAAAATATTATGCAATTGTCTCAGCGTAAAATGTGTTATAATCATCGCAGCGCCAGTTTCGATGGAAAAGGGTAGGAAATAATAGTATTGATTACAGTGTCAATTAGTGCACTTCTATAGATTTTCTtacgcaatatttttttacacgTGTTTATTGTTGAAGATAAGGGAAAGTATCAATCAAAcactgaacaaaaaaaaaacatggaaACAAAGCTACTTACTACAAGTGAATTGGAATCAGATAGTGATAGTGAAGAAGAGAAAATTAGAGGACTGAAAAGAAGGAGAGTTTTATTGGCATACGAAAGTGAGACAGATTTAGAGGATCAACACATCGAAAAAGCAGCTGATGGAACAATCTGGGAAGAAATAAACGGTTATCAGTGCATAGTATTTTTAGGGATTTGTCTGGGCCAACATGATATGCTCAACGACCTAAGTATAATGAAAGGAAAAATCAGGTGGAATTTAGggcattttcggaaatttttggaaaaacatattttaaactcggccttTGCGACGCCGTtaccggtgacccctcggataaaagatgcgcccgcgttggcaggataactccttccATTATCATCTaaagtcaaaaaaatatgtgtttgagttaaaaccttaacttagaacttggacgaaggaaaaaaactgaaattttgatttttggcagacatttttacaaaagaaaaaatgaaaatttcgcaacatttttctttcaaatagttgtaagcgaaaaaaaatccttcttacaagtctttaagaattatgTCTCAAAAAcctgtgtatatatttataaagatcggttgagtagttctcgtaaaatcttgccaaccgacttcaaaaacacagtttcgagaaaaacgcgttttaagatggcgcacttagcctagttaGCCTCGAActcacaagttctcaagactgtatctccgaaactaatacacgaatcaacttgaaaatttaggacaaaattgacaaaaattgagaatttaataagacaattaaaaaatatatattttttgaaacccgtaaacccatgtaactccttagttaagggaaaatattttttaggaagttcagtttgcatgacagctataaggtataatgatccgatctgaatattTGGCTCGGATAATGTAGCCTTTCCTTAGACAATTACCCATATcaaatttcgcgaagatatctcgtcacaaaacaaattttgcatagaacttaattttgatcgttcattgtgtatgacagctatttttttatagtagtccgatatagGAAGTGAGCAACTTTTCGGTAGGGAAGAGCGTGTGTCAAATTTCAGATCGACATCTCATCGCCATGTTTTCACTAAGTGCTTTCTAATGAAATTTGCAtacaattgaaaacaaaattgtttacgAAATGAATGTCAACAACTTCTGTTATAACCAATTAAAAACAAGCGATGAACAAGGCAATAttcgataaaaatttgaatttacgtACTTGTCAGTATCAAGTTACAAGCCTTTTATCTTTTCTATTTACGCAATTGCATTACAAGTTTTCCCTTTTTACATAAACAAATTAACTTTcgatgaaatattaattttattcaaagataattaaaaagtaaataaattcgCTCATGATAATTGCCACTTATTTTGAATATGCATAACTGCGCTATTTTCAAAAGCCTGACATGAGCATGAGTTGACCTTGAATGAAGGTGCcattgacaaaaaaattttaatatggtaGCGCTATGTGTTGACAAttatacgcacatacacatatacatataaatatgtgtatgtatatgaacgTATTTTGCCGGCAACATTTAGCCGCCTGCTCACGTGCCGCTACGGAAACGCCAAAACGAAACGGCTTAACTGTAAATGTGCGAACATATTACCATTACTGATGTGCTAAGAGCTCTAAAAGGCATTTGAGGTGTTCTCATTACGATTTTGAGTACTTctagagctggagcgttttcatccattggAACGACATGTCCTAGctagcgtaaccgctgtctcttaattcgttgaactatgtcaatgtcgttgtatatctcaAACAgctttccatcgaatgcgatattcgttgcggccaatgcgcaaaggaccatacattttTCGCACaatctttctttcgaaaacttgtaacgtcaagtttggtctttgttctttaagagaggactttacttctcaaatcACATAACTCAATTACAAGCAGCAACGTGTCCAACACAAGATTGAGCGCAATGGCTTGACGTATTGctttgttttagaaaaaaaatgattaaatatttttataaaaattacacattAGTTTTATATTATAGACCTCAAGCCTTTCAACATTATTTTTGATAATCATTTTCGACTTTTTTCAGTTATGACACTATTCATGTTTCTCTGTACAATGACCTTCCGATTTTTCGTTCGAATAAACAGAGTAATTTGGCTTttcaataattatataattttttaacaaaattttacgttttttcaAAGTATGCCATTTTGTTAAACTTCATTTTTAACAATCGTAGATCATTGTATACCACAGATACTCGTATAGTAACACATTTCTTTCAACAATGGTGAATGACTTAATGACTGCAATAGTGGAGGACTTTTTTAATAAGCTTGGATTTAGGGAATAGCTGTTAATGGTTCTTTTTGTTTATAATCATTTTGCGGCTGCGATGTCAGAGCAGAGCAGagaagagagaggccgaaatgcttgacaagctggccgacataggcaatgctcgaaaattctacgaaaagatgcggcgactaacagtaGGTTTTAAGGCCGGAGCATACCGGATTGATACCCAAAGCACACTAAAATTATgcagggaacacttctccagcctgctgaatggcagtgaaatcataacaccaggagatggtgaaaccaattcctcaatcgatgacgacggtagtgaacgaggataagtcaaaatatctcctgtcatcaaataaacagccGTCGCGCTGGCTcccacgttactgttgacagtcataactacgatgtcgtagataattttgtctatcttggaaccagtattaacaccaacaacaacgtcagctttGAGATCGAACGCAGaatagctcttgccaacaggtgctacttcggactgagtgggcaattgagaagtaaagtcctctctcgaagaacaaagaccaaactcgatgttacgagttttcgaaagaaagattGTGCGAtaaatgtatggtcctttgcgcattggccgcaacgaatatcgcattcgctggaacgatgagctgtttgagatatacaacgacattgacatagttcaacgaattaagagacagcggttacgctggctaggacATGTCGTTccaatggatgaaaacgctccagctctagAAGTACTCAAAATCGTAATGAGAACACCTCAAATGCCTTTTAGAGCTCTTAGCACATCAGTCGCCaatttttccttcagatttgATGAGTAGTGttattactatatacatacatacatccttAAAATCTTAAAGCATTTTATGCAatcattttctttaaaaaagttccAACGATTACCATTTTTTGAAGCGGTCACATTAGGTGTACGTTGTAAAAGTCAAAAACGTGCAGTTTCGACTTATGTGCTTTTGTAAAATACGCTTCTGCTTagagttcatatttttggagGTTAAGCAATTGCTTTACTATACTTATATGGTTCAAATTATACTATTTttcataacatatacatatgtacaatataatatatgtgtatgtatgcatgtgtatatgtgtctaGAAATTAGTTACTAGTCGCAAAGAATACGGTTCTTGTACTTATTTCTTCCTTCTATGATCAGAATGCAAAACTCTTCAAGCGAAAGAGTAAGTTTTTGTTAAATACCAATATTGTATTGATAATTGAAATGCATAGTGGTTAACCCTCGtaaaaaatatacgcaaatgaAAGTATTAGCAAGGTTAGTAAGGTATTAGATTAATTCAGGGTGCCAATTTAGCGTAATTATTTCgtattacacacatacatagatacttgTAGCATTAAATATCAAActgatttcaatttaatttagttattatGATCTAATTCTAACTGAAATTGAACAATAAGGGGATCACCCTGTCGGGACTACTAGTTAGATAATTTTAGAGCCCATGCAACATCATATTACCTTATTTGGGAATAGTATGATTgactttatttacatattgtattatataacccattttatctatttttttaaattaaaaaatatttaccttttatCATTAAATTTCTTCAACCAATTTAGACGCCGCTTTTTGGCATGAAATCGGCATGAAACAGCTTCGAAAAGCGATGAAGATTGCCAAAAAATCGGGTGAATCGGCGCGGAAAGCCAAAAATATAATCGTGTTCGTTGGCGATGGCATGGGTCTAACAACAATAACTGCTGGACGCATTTTCAAAGGACAATATTTGAAGCACGGCTTTGGTGAAGAGGAAATGTTGGCGTTCGATGAGTTTCCTTACACCGGTTTGGCCAAGGTTAGTTGAACCAAATAAATCTAACCTCAATGTTTGCAAATATAATGCTTTTCAGACCTACAATGTGGACAAACAAGTACCGGATTCGGCTGGCACTGCAACAGCGATGTTTTGCGGTATCAAAACTGACTATGGCGCCATTGGTATGGATATGCGACGTTCTAAGGTGGATGCCAACCAGGGTCGATTGAAGTCCATAATGGACTGGGCACAAACGGAGGGTAAGCGCACCGGCATTGTAACCACAACACGCATAACACACGCCACACCGGCATCCACGTATGCACGCATCTACCATCGTGACTGGGAGTGCGACACCAAGGTGCCGGCCGAATCCGTTGGAAAGCATGTTGATATTGCGCGACAATTGGTAGAAAATGCGCcaggtaataagtttaatgtgaTAATGGGTGGTGGTCTTTCGCCAATGGGTGCGCTGCGCGCAAATGAGCCGAACACTGTGCGCTTTCAAGGCGACACCGAAGAAGTGTGTGCACGAGGTGATGGTCGCAACCTTGTTGAGGAATGGCTGAAACTTGGCAAAAATGAATCACGCGTATTTGTGCAGTCACAAGCGGAATTAAGTAAGATAAACTTTGAGAAAACGGATCATTTGTTGGGTCTCTTCCGCAACAACCACATCACTTACTCCATTGCACGACAAGAAGGTGAGCCCTCGCTAAAGGAAATGACCGAGGCGGCCATACGCGTGCTACAGCGAGCAGATAATCCgaaggtataaaaaataatgttcatttagtatacatttttaattgttaatctTATGTTAGGGCTTTATGCTGATGGTGGAAGGTGGGCGCATCGATCAAGCCCATCATCAGAATTACGCACGCGCTGCTATGCGTGAGGTGCTAGAGTTCGATATGGCGGTCCAAGCAGCGTTGGATCTCACAGATGATGAAGAAACTTTAATTCTAGTAACTGCTGATCATTCACACTCGGTCACACTGAATGGCTATCCAAAGCGTGGAGCCGACATTCTCGGTTTTGCTAACAAGACCACCGAACGTGTAGTGTACGAGACAATATCTTATGCCAATGGCCCTGGCTATTATGATCATTTGGCGAACGATAGCGTCGGTGCAGCGGGTGCTGAAGTTTGGCTGCCACTTGAGAAATTCACAGCTCTGCAGCGCATGTCGCCCACATATCGTCATCGAGCCACTTTGCCATTGGAAGACGAGACCCACGGTGGTGAGGATGTTATAGTGTTTGCAAATGGACCTGGAGCGAATATGGTTCGTGGCGTTTTCGAGCAGAATTATCTAGCTTACGTCATGAGTTATGCCGGTTGCATGGGCCCTGCTAAAGATGCGGACGATAGTTGTAAGACGGTGCTGAAACATAGCACAAGTGGCTCAAGTCAAGTGGCCCAACatagttttctctttttgtttacattatttttgttgAGGTCATTCTATTCCTAaagtgaattaaattaaataaaaaaaagttgttatgTTATTAGTGATATActgttattttgaaatatacattGCGATGTTATGTGTATATCACTTTCCTCTAACCCCATCGACAAATTGGACTaacattgttaaatttttttctagaaGTCATAAGTGTAATTTAAGGTAATCGTTTTAAGatgtaaaatacataaataaaagttGATCATGTGAGAGTATACTGAGCGTCTTTTACTTTTGGACTCCACATAAAAacaatatacccttcacaattaaaaaaagattccttacaagaacttgatttggtTCGGATATCGACTCGCTCGACACAGatgtcacgctgatcatttatatacacattttacaTTTCCTCTGATTGTCGAAACTTCGTCGCAAATTCAATACACACCGCTGAGGGTATAATTAGTTAACACATTTACAAAAGCGGTTTATGTCTCCAAATTATAATTTACTTTCGTTCTTCATAAGCGATACATTATGTTCAGCAGAAGTTTAACTTTCATTTACTTTATACCTTTAAACTTATTTTActgcaaattaaatttcaaaaaaccgGCTAGCACAGTGATTTCTTTACAGCACATTTTTCGATTAACCACTAAATCAAGTATAAGGCGGCGCACATTTAAGCTGCTTTAGCAATTGGTTTCGCATCCTCAGCATCAAGTTTCTTGATACGGTTTAAGTTAATGCATTCTCTGAAAGCTGCAACTTCTTCGGAACACTTCAAGGTTTGGCCAGGATTTGCGCGATAACAAGCGATGACTTGTGCCTTGAGGTCCTGACACGGTGGTAATTGGTGTACAGGCGAAGCTGTAGCAAAGCGCTGACGAACATCCTCAAGGGCTGAGGAGTATTCTTTTTCCATGATTGTGTTCGTTTTCTTAAGTGTCTGTTCAAGCTCATCCAAACGCTGACGCCACATCGCATCATTTTGCGTAAGTTCGGCCTCCTTTTGACGCACCATATCagctgctgttattgttgtgccGCTTGGAGCAACGTAAACTGTCTGAGTTGCAGGTGCTTGGTAAACAACGGTTGGTGGCACTACAGCTGGTGGTGGTGTTGCCGGCTTAACGGGAATTGGGCGAACATCTTTAACTGGAGGAGTTGGTGCCGCTTCTGTCGCAGCACTTTCTTttgctaaaaacaaaattaatattacaaaataattccagtgttaattttcataaaatagcaacaaaaattgaATGGACAGTGTCACTGTTGCATAACAAATGCCAATAAGATTCAAGCAGATAACTAATGAATTATTGGTGTTTTTAGGGTTAACCTGCTTACTTTTCGTTAGGAAATCAATTTGTATTGTATATACCTTGTTTGTTTATGCCTTTCTTTAAACGTTGCACAACCTCGTCGGATATGTCGATAACTCCAGGGTTCGGGTTGTCCATCGACACTGAGCGTGGTTCAGTTGAGTGTGCCGCTCccatttcagtaattttttcgaCAGTGACACTAAGAGTTCTGTAATTGTATATTGTAGAGATTAGTTACTTTTATTGCTCTAGGATatctataagtatatatgattTCAACATACAGTTCCAAAATTCGCtaccacaaataaaaaaaccaaaacctcAACGAACACACGCACGGCGGAACGTCATAATCAGCTGTTCTTACTGTCCATGCCGTATTAAGAAAATGTTACTATATTATTTCAGTTGTATCAATCAAATTATTTGTTCTttccttttgaaaaatataatttttataattgaaaataaaaattttatggttTAATGATTACGTATCTATAAGTTAAATTggctttaataatattatatgtactatttaatttattaataaaaacctAAGAATGCGAGTATATGAGTTACTTAATGACAAATTGACTAATACATATAACCAAAGCTCTTCTGTTGTACCGAGAGTATGCCATACCTTCCAATTAAATTCTTTCTTGGAGTTTCAGCGGCGTGGATTGCTTCAACAAGTAAGcgatatttcaaaacaaactgGTTTAGAACTGCGGCAACTCTAGGTAACAACTGGTTCTAAATTATTTGGCATGCATACACACTGCTCTGTTCCATTCCACcacatttttcctttttatggCACTAATTGTTTTGTAGTTACCGCGTATTTAtgttcaatttgttttttaaatcgaATTTCACCAATAATTCTTCCAATATTAGTATTATGATCTTTATATAATTGAATTTCGCGCAAAAATATATGAGAATGGAAGGAACTCCTAGATTGAAAAAGAGAGGATCGCTTACTTTGGGACGACATTACAAAAGAGATGGTATGTTGATATTATATAGAACAAAAGTTATAGAAAATACAAACTGAaactacgtatgtacatatatgtatgtatttttatttttttctcccaGCGTCTCCAAATATTTTACAAGGAAAAATGCGTTCATCTTCAATTAATAGCATCGATAATAACAATGATGACATTGACAAACTTTTAAGAACACCTAAAACGCCTTCAATTACTTCATTAAGTTCTGATGGAGGCATCGAATGTACACCGCCACACAAGAAATTCAATTTGGATGACAGTGTGGAATATTCTCCCAAATGCTTCGATAATAGTTTTTCACCCGGCGGTTTGCTATCACAGACACTTTCTTCAAATAGTCCTGAAGTCGGTTGGAAATGGGGCCGTCGTTCCACCGATGATCCAGCAGAAACTGCCACACCAGATTCTGCTTATGCAGCAGATAGCAGTTTTACTTCAGCGGGGTCTAGTAGCAAAGATGTAATTAGCAGATTAGGACGATTTCGTAGCGATTCTAATGCTCAGCGGTTTGCTTATGAAATGCGAAAGGAAGAACAGCGGCGTAAACTGGAAATACAAATGCGACGAGCAGAAAAGCTACGAGCAGATGAATTATTAAAACAGCGTTGCGCAAAGCTACAGGAGCAATTACGAGAAGCAGAGAAACGACGCAAGCAGGAAAGGGAAAAAAAGTTAGAAATACAAGAACAACTtcgaagagaagaagaaaacaagaaatttttgGAAGCAACCGCAGAATCGGAGTCCATCGCAGAATTAGCtgaaataaatgatatattCGCAAATGCAAACGATACTTTAGATGACTTCTTCAATGACTCAGATTCTGATGATTTGCTACTTGAAGCCACGCAACAGGTCGAATCAAAAATAATAGAACAAACACAGAAGCCAG contains the following coding sequences:
- the LOC105227007 gene encoding uncharacterized protein LOC105227007, which translates into the protein MGAAHSTEPRSVSMDNPNPGVIDISDEVVQRLKKGINKQAKESAATEAAPTPPVKDVRPIPVKPATPPPAVVPPTVVYQAPATQTVYVAPSGTTITAADMVRQKEAELTQNDAMWRQRLDELEQTLKKTNTIMEKEYSSALEDVRQRFATASPVHQLPPCQDLKAQVIACYRANPGQTLKCSEEVAAFRECINLNRIKKLDAEDAKPIAKAA
- the LOC105227008 gene encoding alkaline phosphatase 4; its protein translation is MYSLKLVCACALLCQYAMAASVVPHSPLQTTNATDLGVEFVPLEASTTEKGHKGAGDAQQPEKRIEDAAFWHEIGMKQLRKAMKIAKKSGESARKAKNIIVFVGDGMGLTTITAGRIFKGQYLKHGFGEEEMLAFDEFPYTGLAKTYNVDKQVPDSAGTATAMFCGIKTDYGAIGMDMRRSKVDANQGRLKSIMDWAQTEGKRTGIVTTTRITHATPASTYARIYHRDWECDTKVPAESVGKHVDIARQLVENAPGNKFNVIMGGGLSPMGALRANEPNTVRFQGDTEEVCARGDGRNLVEEWLKLGKNESRVFVQSQAELSKINFEKTDHLLGLFRNNHITYSIARQEGEPSLKEMTEAAIRVLQRADNPKGFMLMVEGGRIDQAHHQNYARAAMREVLEFDMAVQAALDLTDDEETLILVTADHSHSVTLNGYPKRGADILGFANKTTERVVYETISYANGPGYYDHLANDSVGAAGAEVWLPLEKFTALQRMSPTYRHRATLPLEDETHGGEDVIVFANGPGANMVRGVFEQNYLAYVMSYAGCMGPAKDADDSCKTVLKHSTSGSSQVAQHSFLFLFTLFLLRSFYS
- the LOC105227006 gene encoding uncharacterized protein LOC105227006, coding for MRMEGTPRLKKRGSLTLGRHYKRDASPNILQGKMRSSSINSIDNNNDDIDKLLRTPKTPSITSLSSDGGIECTPPHKKFNLDDSVEYSPKCFDNSFSPGGLLSQTLSSNSPEVGWKWGRRSTDDPAETATPDSAYAADSSFTSAGSSSKDVISRLGRFRSDSNAQRFAYEMRKEEQRRKLEIQMRRAEKLRADELLKQRCAKLQEQLREAEKRRKQEREKKLEIQEQLRREEENKKFLEATAESESIAELAEINDIFANANDTLDDFFNDSDSDDLLLEATQQVESKIIEQTQKPEIKTTITSTTTTSVANDSIQTNTKALNGENTSTIPNCEEKRSSLYMKFLEDDTQDDWLFSLDDEILQATQQTKPRTSLQRHNSMPTNTTNPSMTSTIGGAGASKRISTITSYALQTSSSTACSKAVSSPKIKRHSSSTALRPSTSAASGYRGRQPYNKK